One window of Botrimarina mediterranea genomic DNA carries:
- a CDS encoding MerR family DNA-binding transcriptional regulator gives MTKLDEYLRISEAAEYVGVAPNTLRNWGRCGKLMERRHPINGYRLYAKKDLDRLLHEVDHPTQRQPRTRRPR, from the coding sequence ATGACCAAACTCGACGAGTATCTCCGCATAAGCGAAGCGGCTGAGTATGTCGGCGTTGCTCCGAACACTCTCCGCAATTGGGGAAGATGTGGAAAGCTTATGGAAAGGCGTCATCCCATTAACGGCTACCGCCTATACGCCAAAAAAGATCTCGATCGGCTTCTCCACGAGGTAGACCATCCGACACAGCGTCAACCTCGGACCAGAAGGCCTCGCTAG
- a CDS encoding ArdC family protein, with protein sequence MQRGDRKQNGHKPRRDIYQEVTNRILELLETGVAPWRQPIKRSANGDGMPKSLSTGKNYRGINVFLLAMTSWAHGYESDYWATFNQVTKQQGKVKKGEKSTLVVFWKQAATKDKESGEEITIPVLRHYNVFNAEQCEGVEAPDQNADGGDAEPFKPIEEADRIVTSYPGGPLVMHTGSAAMYLPKTDTVRIAAPERFETRESYYATLFHELSHSTGHKSRLNRGFDEAPAPFGSPDYSKEELVAEMGSAFLCASAGISPPTIEQSAAYIDGWQKKLKDDKKLVVQAAGQGQRAADHILGATFDEPALK encoded by the coding sequence GTGCAGCGGGGCGATAGGAAACAGAACGGGCACAAGCCTCGTCGAGACATCTACCAAGAGGTGACCAACCGCATTTTGGAGCTGCTGGAAACTGGGGTGGCGCCTTGGAGGCAACCGATTAAGCGATCCGCGAACGGCGACGGGATGCCCAAGAGCCTCTCCACCGGCAAGAACTACCGGGGCATCAACGTTTTCTTGTTAGCAATGACGAGCTGGGCTCACGGCTACGAGTCGGACTATTGGGCGACGTTCAACCAAGTCACCAAGCAGCAAGGCAAGGTGAAGAAGGGTGAGAAGTCGACCCTCGTCGTGTTCTGGAAGCAGGCAGCCACCAAGGACAAAGAGAGTGGCGAGGAGATCACCATCCCGGTCCTGCGACACTACAACGTCTTCAACGCCGAGCAGTGCGAGGGTGTCGAGGCACCGGACCAAAACGCTGATGGAGGCGACGCAGAGCCCTTCAAACCGATCGAAGAAGCCGACCGCATCGTCACGAGTTACCCGGGCGGACCGCTCGTGATGCACACCGGCTCGGCTGCCATGTACCTCCCGAAGACCGACACCGTGCGAATCGCTGCACCGGAGCGGTTTGAAACCCGGGAATCCTACTACGCCACCCTGTTTCACGAACTGTCGCACTCAACCGGGCACAAGTCGCGACTTAACCGAGGCTTCGACGAGGCGCCGGCTCCGTTTGGGTCGCCCGACTATTCGAAAGAAGAGCTAGTGGCCGAGATGGGCTCGGCGTTCCTGTGCGCATCCGCCGGCATCAGCCCACCGACAATCGAGCAGTCAGCCGCTTACATCGACGGTTGGCAGAAGAAGCTCAAGGATGACAAGAAGCTGGTCGTCCAGGCCGCCGGGCAGGGTCAGCGGGCGGCGGATCATATCTTGGGCGCAACCTTTGATGAGCCCGCTCTGAAGTAA